A single region of the Terriglobales bacterium genome encodes:
- a CDS encoding S9 family peptidase, with amino-acid sequence MLLRRLVAFILLLAPIALAQTKRPFTFVDMMALKRVGDPTPSPDGKWVVFPVQDVDLEKNTKATHLWIMPAGGGEARQISQGPGEDGPRWSPDGKSVLYISARDGESQVWVSDFDSARGIFVTDPRKVSSISTGADGAIWSPDGKNILFTSSVYPDCPSDACNQQRNDERNKSKVKAQIFTRLFYRHWSTYTYGKRTHLFVVPAEGGTARDITPGDHDVPPFSLGGQALYAISPDGKEVAFTSNIDELESVSTNNEVFIVPISGGTPKKISTAPGSDSTPLYSPDGKWIAWRMQMRNGYESDRFRLVLYNRLKGQIKNLTESFDQWVEAFAWAPKSDALYFVSEYQGEAPLYRIGINGGKPTLVQGGHVDSPAVSPDGATIFVTGQSIAMPNEIFAIHDGRGTAMKTQLTHINTPVLSQVAMSQLEPFWFNGALKTKVHGFLLKPPQFEPGKKYPVKFLIHGGPQGAWGDSWTYRWNAQLFAADGYVVVMINPRGSTGYGQKFIDEINGDWGGKPYEDLMAGLDYVAKTYPFIDGQRVCAMGASYGGYMVNWMLGHTNRFKCFVSHDGQFNTISAYGTTEELWFPEWEFQGTPWTNRATYEKWSPNNYATNFKTPTLVVHGQLDYRLDVSEGFQLFTYLQRLKVPSKMLYFPDEGHWVLKPQNSQLWYKTVNEWVDSHLKK; translated from the coding sequence ATGCTGCTGCGCCGCCTTGTTGCTTTCATATTGCTGCTTGCGCCAATCGCTCTCGCCCAGACCAAGCGTCCATTCACGTTCGTGGACATGATGGCGTTGAAACGCGTGGGAGACCCGACGCCCTCACCCGACGGCAAGTGGGTGGTCTTCCCTGTTCAGGATGTTGATCTCGAAAAAAATACCAAGGCGACGCATCTTTGGATCATGCCGGCTGGTGGCGGAGAAGCACGCCAGATCAGCCAGGGACCGGGCGAAGATGGGCCGCGCTGGTCGCCCGACGGCAAGTCGGTGCTGTACATCTCCGCGCGCGACGGCGAATCACAGGTGTGGGTTTCGGATTTCGATTCTGCCCGCGGAATCTTCGTCACCGATCCCCGAAAAGTCAGTTCGATTTCAACAGGAGCTGATGGAGCGATCTGGTCGCCCGACGGCAAGAACATCTTGTTCACGTCTTCCGTGTATCCGGACTGCCCCAGCGATGCTTGCAACCAACAGCGCAATGACGAGCGCAACAAGTCGAAGGTGAAGGCTCAGATCTTTACGCGCCTGTTTTACCGGCATTGGTCGACTTACACGTACGGAAAGCGCACGCACCTATTTGTGGTCCCGGCGGAGGGTGGTACCGCCCGTGACATCACGCCGGGTGACCACGACGTGCCTCCATTCAGCCTGGGGGGACAGGCGCTTTATGCGATCTCGCCTGACGGTAAAGAAGTAGCCTTCACAAGCAACATCGACGAACTAGAATCCGTCAGCACAAACAACGAAGTTTTCATAGTGCCCATCTCCGGCGGCACACCGAAGAAGATCAGCACGGCCCCAGGCAGCGATTCCACTCCCCTCTATTCGCCCGACGGCAAATGGATCGCTTGGCGCATGCAGATGCGCAACGGCTACGAAAGCGACCGCTTCCGCCTGGTGCTCTACAACCGCCTGAAAGGGCAAATCAAGAACCTGACCGAATCTTTCGACCAATGGGTGGAAGCCTTTGCGTGGGCTCCGAAATCGGACGCACTGTATTTCGTGTCGGAATATCAGGGCGAAGCGCCGCTGTACCGGATCGGCATCAACGGTGGCAAGCCTACGCTGGTGCAGGGTGGCCACGTCGATTCGCCGGCCGTGTCTCCCGATGGAGCAACGATCTTCGTGACGGGCCAGAGCATCGCCATGCCGAACGAGATCTTCGCCATCCATGACGGGCGTGGTACGGCGATGAAGACACAGTTGACTCACATCAATACCCCAGTTCTGTCGCAAGTCGCCATGTCACAACTGGAGCCCTTCTGGTTCAATGGCGCACTGAAGACGAAGGTCCACGGCTTCCTTCTGAAGCCGCCACAATTCGAACCGGGCAAGAAGTATCCGGTGAAGTTCCTGATCCACGGCGGCCCGCAGGGTGCATGGGGAGATTCCTGGACATACCGGTGGAACGCTCAGCTATTTGCCGCCGACGGTTACGTGGTAGTGATGATCAATCCGCGAGGGTCTACCGGCTATGGTCAGAAGTTCATCGATGAGATTAACGGTGACTGGGGAGGCAAGCCTTACGAAGACTTGATGGCCGGTCTGGACTACGTGGCGAAGACGTATCCATTTATCGATGGTCAGCGGGTGTGCGCCATGGGAGCAAGCTACGGCGGTTACATGGTGAACTGGATGCTCGGCCATACGAACCGGTTCAAGTGCTTCGTCTCCCACGACGGACAGTTCAATACGATCTCCGCATATGGGACTACGGAAGAACTATGGTTTCCCGAATGGGAATTCCAGGGTACTCCGTGGACGAATCGTGCAACCTACGAAAAATGGTCGCCCAACAACTATGCCACCAACTTCAAAACACCCACATTGGTGGTTCACGGACAACTCGACTACCGCCTCGACGTCTCAGAAGGATTCCAGTTATTTACTTACCTTCAGCGGTTGAAGGTGCCGTCGAAGATGCTGTACTTCCCTGACGAAGGGCACTGGGTTCTGAAGCCTCAGAACAGTCAGCTTTGGTACAAGACTGTGAACGAGTGGGTGGATTCGCATTTGAAGAAGTAG
- a CDS encoding FAD-dependent oxidoreductase: protein MSQRSTFTARLRQSVPLSDATRHLQFEVEDLPSFDFEPGQFISMQAEHDGREITRAYSIASSPKHESVFDVCLNRVREGFFSNLLCDLPEGSRVKFHGPHGYFILKNPVRDSIFIGTGTGIAPLRGMLHWLYEEPGRNQGREFWLVFGVRSSEDLYYHDEFKQMEAQHSNFHYVPTLSRPDENWTGARGYVQEHVREIVGDRKDMDAYICGLKDMVKANRDLLVKDLGWDRKSVLYERFD from the coding sequence ATGAGCCAGAGATCCACTTTTACAGCCCGGCTACGCCAGTCGGTGCCGCTTTCCGATGCCACCCGACATCTGCAGTTTGAGGTAGAGGACCTGCCGAGCTTCGACTTTGAACCTGGGCAGTTCATCTCCATGCAGGCGGAACATGACGGTCGCGAAATAACTCGTGCCTACTCTATAGCTTCGTCACCAAAGCATGAAAGCGTGTTTGACGTTTGCCTGAACCGGGTTAGGGAAGGCTTCTTCTCGAACCTGTTGTGCGACCTTCCCGAAGGCTCGCGGGTGAAATTCCATGGGCCGCATGGATATTTCATCCTGAAGAATCCTGTCCGCGATTCCATCTTCATTGGCACCGGTACCGGCATTGCCCCACTGCGTGGCATGTTGCACTGGTTGTACGAGGAGCCGGGCCGCAACCAGGGCCGCGAGTTCTGGCTTGTGTTTGGTGTTCGTTCCAGCGAGGACCTGTATTACCACGACGAATTCAAGCAGATGGAAGCGCAACATTCGAACTTCCATTACGTTCCTACGTTAAGCCGACCCGATGAAAACTGGACGGGTGCCCGCGGTTACGTGCAGGAGCACGTGCGGGAAATTGTGGGCGACCGAAAGGACATGGACGCGTATATCTGCGGCCTGAAGGACATGGTGAAAGCGAACCGTGACCTTCTGGTCAAAGATCTGGGATGGGACCGCAAATCGGTTCTATATGAGCGATTTGACTAA
- a CDS encoding UDP-glucose/GDP-mannose dehydrogenase family protein, giving the protein MRIAVIGSGYVGLVAAACFAEIGHQVISIDNDAEKIAMLQDGGVPIHEEFLPELLERHRGKNLTFSTDLPGAVKQSQAIFIAVGTPSTEQGDADLSYVEQVSREVAGAIDDYKIVVEKSTVPVFTSNWVRRVMLLDGADPDHFDVASNPEFLREGTAVGDFLYPDRIVVGADTERCASVLKDIYEPLTSGAYYKSKNLIPNTTGAPIPPPIIITSTKSAELIKHASNAFLATKISFINAVANICEAVGADIKEVCDGIGSDSRIGRRFLNPGVGYGGSCFPKDLKAFSSVARETGYDFRMLQEVMNINAEQRARFLRKVRNALWTLKGKRLAVLGLAFKGGTDDIRESPAIEIVKALLKEGCEIRAFDPAAAERAKETLPSENMVYCESAYEAANGADALLILTDWPEFAKLDLPRLKASLTYPIVVDGRNLHDPAHMAANGFIYSSVGRADVQPSLTRPPQKDGKLAATRGKAE; this is encoded by the coding sequence ATGCGAATTGCTGTCATTGGTTCCGGTTATGTAGGTCTTGTTGCGGCTGCGTGCTTTGCCGAGATCGGGCACCAGGTGATCTCGATCGATAACGATGCCGAGAAAATTGCGATGTTGCAGGATGGGGGTGTCCCCATCCATGAAGAGTTCCTGCCGGAGTTGCTGGAGCGACATCGTGGAAAGAACCTGACGTTTTCGACTGATCTTCCCGGCGCGGTCAAACAGAGCCAGGCGATCTTCATCGCCGTTGGTACACCTTCGACCGAGCAGGGAGATGCGGACCTTTCTTACGTGGAACAGGTTTCCCGCGAAGTTGCCGGCGCAATCGATGACTATAAGATCGTGGTTGAGAAGAGCACGGTTCCTGTTTTCACCAGCAATTGGGTGCGGCGGGTGATGCTGCTCGATGGAGCCGACCCCGACCATTTCGACGTGGCATCGAACCCGGAATTTCTGCGCGAAGGAACTGCCGTCGGCGACTTCCTCTATCCCGACCGCATTGTTGTCGGGGCTGACACCGAACGCTGCGCGTCAGTTTTGAAGGACATCTACGAGCCGCTAACGTCAGGCGCCTACTATAAATCGAAAAATCTGATTCCTAATACGACGGGCGCTCCGATTCCTCCTCCGATTATCATTACCAGCACGAAGAGCGCCGAGTTGATCAAGCACGCCTCAAATGCTTTCCTTGCCACGAAGATTTCATTTATTAACGCCGTGGCAAACATTTGTGAAGCAGTCGGCGCCGATATCAAAGAAGTATGCGACGGCATCGGCAGCGATTCGCGGATTGGGCGACGCTTCCTGAACCCTGGAGTCGGCTACGGCGGATCCTGCTTCCCGAAGGATCTGAAGGCATTTTCATCCGTTGCGCGTGAGACGGGATACGACTTCCGCATGCTCCAGGAGGTCATGAATATTAACGCCGAACAGCGAGCGCGATTCCTGCGGAAAGTCCGGAACGCACTGTGGACCTTAAAAGGCAAGCGCCTGGCGGTGCTGGGACTGGCGTTCAAAGGCGGGACCGACGATATCCGGGAATCCCCGGCAATTGAAATCGTGAAGGCACTGCTCAAGGAGGGCTGCGAGATCCGTGCTTTCGACCCGGCAGCAGCGGAGCGTGCAAAAGAGACATTACCCAGCGAGAACATGGTTTACTGCGAATCCGCCTACGAGGCAGCCAACGGCGCGGATGCACTCTTGATTCTCACGGATTGGCCTGAATTCGCGAAACTCGATTTGCCACGTCTGAAGGCGAGCCTGACCTATCCAATCGTGGTGGATGGGCGTAATCTGCACGACCCAGCCCACATGGCGGCCAATGGATTCATCTATTCCAGTGTTGGCCGGGCCGACGTGCAGCCTTCGCTGACACGTCCGCCGCAAAAAGACGGCAAACTCGCGGCCACTCGCGGAAAGGCAGAATAA
- a CDS encoding glycosyltransferase, whose protein sequence is MASTPSNTDETVEHQPAYTQTQTPRSAFRLSVLIPVYNERHVVEASVRRVLALQHPLISELEVIIVDDCSKDGTSDVLRRLAAEDSRITLIRHETNKGKGGALRTAIAQASGDVCVVHDADFEYNPADIPSLLVPFAEEGADAVFGSRYLSASYRRALMYRHTLMNKGITTMCNWLTDLHVTDVETCYKAINTTLLKSIPIRSNDFRFEIELTFKLAKRSARVFEVPIRYLPRTYAEGKKIRPRDGMLALAAMAHWTLIDDLYENDQYGTRLISELDKARRFTLWLGEVIRPFVGNQILEIGAGVGSITNQFIPRDLYVAAEVNPNYLTYLRSYALGKPYLHVMELDPGQPEQFRGLESQFDTVLLLNVLEGLDNPAASLAAAYSSLREGGRVIIQVPQGKKRFGTLDTERGRRMRFEAGELRTLLESVGFKLEHMDDFNRMSVPGWNLNSKFLRRKRFSRLQLKTLDMLLPLMRPIDRVWPWKGLSLIAVGVK, encoded by the coding sequence TTGGCCAGCACTCCATCCAACACAGACGAAACCGTGGAACACCAGCCAGCGTACACGCAAACGCAGACGCCCCGGAGTGCCTTTCGGCTCAGCGTCCTTATTCCTGTGTACAACGAGCGCCACGTGGTGGAAGCCAGCGTTCGAAGAGTGCTGGCGCTTCAGCATCCGCTGATCAGCGAACTGGAAGTGATCATTGTGGATGATTGCAGCAAGGACGGAACCAGCGATGTGCTGCGGCGGCTGGCAGCCGAGGATTCGCGGATCACGCTCATCCGGCATGAGACGAACAAAGGAAAAGGCGGAGCCCTGAGGACGGCGATTGCGCAGGCTTCCGGCGATGTATGCGTCGTACATGACGCGGATTTCGAGTACAACCCGGCGGACATCCCTTCCCTACTGGTGCCGTTCGCCGAAGAGGGCGCCGACGCGGTGTTTGGGTCGCGGTACCTGTCGGCAAGTTATCGTCGGGCACTGATGTACCGCCACACGCTGATGAACAAGGGCATCACGACGATGTGCAATTGGTTGACAGACCTGCACGTCACCGATGTCGAGACCTGCTACAAAGCGATCAACACGACACTGCTGAAATCAATCCCAATCCGCAGTAACGATTTTCGATTCGAGATCGAGTTGACGTTCAAGCTGGCGAAGCGAAGCGCGCGAGTGTTCGAGGTGCCGATCCGATATCTGCCACGGACGTACGCGGAGGGCAAGAAGATTCGTCCACGCGACGGAATGCTAGCGCTTGCGGCGATGGCGCATTGGACGCTGATCGACGATCTCTATGAGAACGACCAGTACGGCACGCGGCTGATCTCGGAACTGGATAAAGCGCGGCGGTTCACACTGTGGCTAGGTGAGGTTATTCGTCCCTTTGTCGGCAACCAGATTCTTGAAATTGGAGCCGGTGTCGGAAGTATTACGAACCAATTTATTCCGCGCGACCTATATGTGGCGGCCGAGGTCAATCCGAATTACCTGACGTACCTGCGCTCGTACGCGCTTGGGAAGCCGTACCTGCACGTGATGGAACTCGATCCGGGGCAGCCCGAACAATTCCGCGGTCTGGAGTCGCAGTTCGACACAGTTTTGCTGCTCAATGTGTTGGAAGGGCTCGATAATCCCGCGGCGTCTCTGGCTGCGGCGTACAGCAGCCTGCGCGAAGGTGGGCGGGTCATCATACAGGTACCGCAGGGCAAGAAGCGATTCGGCACTTTGGATACGGAGCGCGGACGGCGCATGCGCTTCGAGGCCGGTGAACTGCGCACCTTGCTTGAATCGGTGGGATTCAAGCTTGAGCACATGGATGACTTCAACCGGATGTCGGTTCCCGGCTGGAACCTTAATTCCAAGTTCCTAAGGCGCAAACGCTTTTCACGACTCCAACTTAAAACTTTGGACATGCTGTTGCCGTTGATGCGTCCGATCGATCGGGTCTGGCCATGGAAGGGTCTGAGCTTAATAGCCGTAGGTGTAAAGTAA
- a CDS encoding ATP-binding protein, producing MTGLIQKLPATLVLGILAAVFLVTCRKHSSVRVRLWVWGWGLVLSHFAIRLLEEASRLPRTFIIAADLTLVSFAGIVFVVSSSPIAEFPEYRRKFLLLVGTPAVVLSCVAATGATWWILSALAAMIMYFGPIAFFATCDWRWSPGVLALYGALAASGIASVVQAARGNTEFPALLALMWMFLLSGILFVQHYRRRTPGVITTFLGFAGWALVWAIAAFHPEFEKMLGEFSEFWNVPKYILAFGMILVLLEEEKNISDEMRQRERGLNQQLESFAEVTSRLLSGQDVRSLCGDIARIITTVTTFRRVTVLLVDEQQRLHIAGSSGVEPDVLAKLEISVRQLSPQQLADLATTGRLIGRTTYVLSQKEMEPYGSVPGKTDFGSNPFWQRGDELIVPIRSPRGTYAGFFSLDEPRELARVNETEMSKLELLADDLGVAIERAYLQRELVRTEKLAGIGQLVAGMAHELNNPLTAVLGYSEMLSDFSEDPQVRQQAGIIQRESLRMKKIIENLVRFAKQDKAERKLLSINQSLEEALKLCGYQAKSRNIDLEMEVEKDLPMVRFDEAQLKQVFLNVLGNALEAVDGLEHRKITVRAGLNHGIVSVTVVDSGLGFADPERVFDPFFTTKGVGKGPGLGLSVCYGIVKQHGGEIRAFNAEPRGAGITIEMPAAQQELALTTTV from the coding sequence ATGACTGGACTTATACAGAAACTTCCGGCGACCCTGGTACTCGGGATACTGGCAGCGGTGTTCCTTGTCACGTGCCGGAAACACTCGTCGGTACGAGTCCGGTTGTGGGTCTGGGGATGGGGCCTGGTTCTCTCGCATTTTGCCATCCGCCTGCTCGAAGAAGCTTCCCGCCTGCCGCGCACATTCATTATCGCTGCGGACCTTACGCTGGTGTCGTTTGCAGGCATCGTTTTCGTAGTCTCGTCATCACCGATAGCAGAATTCCCGGAATACCGCCGCAAATTCCTACTGCTCGTAGGAACACCGGCAGTAGTCCTTAGTTGCGTAGCGGCAACCGGAGCAACGTGGTGGATACTCTCCGCCCTGGCGGCAATGATCATGTACTTCGGCCCCATTGCGTTCTTCGCGACATGCGACTGGCGATGGTCTCCGGGGGTGCTGGCACTCTATGGCGCACTGGCGGCCAGCGGAATAGCGTCCGTTGTGCAAGCGGCCCGCGGAAACACCGAATTTCCAGCGCTGCTGGCGCTGATGTGGATGTTCCTGCTTTCCGGCATCCTTTTCGTTCAGCACTACCGACGGCGCACTCCCGGAGTGATCACGACTTTCCTCGGATTTGCCGGCTGGGCATTGGTATGGGCGATCGCCGCGTTCCACCCGGAATTCGAGAAGATGCTGGGCGAGTTCAGTGAGTTCTGGAATGTCCCTAAATACATCCTTGCATTCGGCATGATCCTGGTTCTGCTGGAAGAAGAAAAGAACATTTCCGATGAAATGCGCCAGCGAGAGCGCGGACTTAACCAGCAACTTGAAAGCTTTGCCGAAGTTACTTCCCGATTGCTGAGCGGACAGGATGTGCGGTCGCTCTGCGGGGACATTGCACGCATCATTACCACCGTGACGACTTTCCGTCGTGTAACTGTTTTGCTCGTTGACGAGCAGCAAAGGTTACATATCGCCGGCTCATCAGGAGTTGAGCCGGACGTATTAGCGAAGCTGGAAATTTCTGTACGCCAGTTGTCCCCGCAGCAGCTCGCAGACTTGGCGACGACCGGTAGGCTGATTGGCCGAACTACGTACGTGCTGTCGCAAAAGGAAATGGAACCATACGGGTCGGTGCCGGGGAAAACAGATTTCGGCAGCAATCCCTTCTGGCAGCGCGGCGATGAACTGATAGTGCCAATCCGGTCTCCGCGAGGCACGTACGCCGGGTTCTTCTCGCTCGACGAACCTCGCGAACTTGCGCGAGTCAACGAAACTGAGATGTCGAAATTGGAGTTGCTGGCCGATGATCTCGGCGTGGCCATTGAGCGGGCTTACCTGCAACGTGAGCTTGTCCGTACGGAAAAACTGGCCGGCATCGGCCAGTTGGTTGCCGGCATGGCCCACGAGTTGAATAACCCGCTGACCGCAGTTTTGGGATACTCCGAAATGCTTTCCGACTTCTCGGAAGACCCGCAGGTCCGGCAGCAGGCGGGTATCATCCAGCGCGAAAGTTTGCGGATGAAGAAGATTATTGAGAACCTTGTCCGTTTCGCGAAACAAGACAAAGCGGAACGGAAGCTTCTCTCGATCAATCAGTCGCTTGAAGAGGCGTTAAAACTCTGTGGATACCAGGCAAAGAGCCGCAACATCGATCTTGAGATGGAAGTGGAAAAAGACCTCCCCATGGTACGGTTCGATGAAGCACAACTAAAACAGGTGTTTCTCAACGTACTGGGAAATGCGCTCGAAGCAGTGGACGGGCTGGAGCATCGGAAGATTACCGTCCGCGCCGGGCTCAATCACGGCATTGTGAGCGTGACCGTCGTGGACAGCGGTCTAGGCTTCGCCGATCCAGAGCGCGTCTTCGATCCGTTCTTCACGACGAAGGGCGTTGGGAAGGGGCCGGGCTTGGGTTTGAGCGTCTGCTACGGCATTGTGAAGCAGCATGGCGGGGAGATCCGCGCCTTCAATGCTGAACCGCGTGGAGCTGGCATCACAATCGAAATGCCAGCTGCACAGCAGGAACTGGCGCTCACCACGACGGTTTGA
- a CDS encoding UDP-glucuronic acid decarboxylase family protein: MRTLVTGGAGFLGSHLCDALLAEGHSVLCIDNLITGRKENIAHLANEPRFEFRNHDISTPFEFGPVDYVFNFASPASPVDYMEHGIETLQVGSFGTFHSLEYAKRHGAKYFMASTSECYGDPEVHPQTETYWGHVNPIGPRSVYDEAKRFSEALTMAYLRYHKVDTHIVRIFNTYGPKMQINDGRVIPNFMKQALTGEDLTVYGDGSQTRSFCYVSDEVEGILRLAKSDEHLPTNIGNPNEFTILECAKRVIQVTGSKSRIRFEPLPQDDPKQRRPDISKAKRLFGWEPKIQLEQGLKMSLEYFRSATAQTAAAR; this comes from the coding sequence ATGCGAACTCTTGTCACCGGCGGTGCCGGATTCCTGGGATCTCACCTTTGCGATGCCCTGCTAGCGGAAGGACACTCGGTCCTTTGCATCGACAACCTGATTACGGGCCGCAAAGAAAATATCGCGCATCTTGCGAACGAGCCGCGATTCGAGTTCAGGAACCACGACATTTCGACTCCGTTTGAGTTCGGCCCGGTGGATTACGTGTTCAACTTCGCCTCACCCGCGAGCCCGGTCGATTACATGGAGCATGGAATCGAAACGCTTCAGGTTGGATCGTTTGGCACCTTCCACTCACTGGAGTACGCAAAACGGCACGGCGCGAAGTACTTCATGGCATCCACCTCAGAATGCTATGGCGATCCGGAAGTGCATCCACAGACGGAGACGTACTGGGGTCACGTCAATCCGATCGGCCCACGTTCTGTTTATGACGAAGCAAAACGGTTTTCCGAAGCCCTGACGATGGCGTACTTGCGATATCACAAAGTTGATACCCACATCGTCCGTATTTTCAACACGTACGGACCGAAGATGCAGATCAATGACGGTCGTGTAATTCCGAACTTCATGAAGCAGGCTTTGACGGGGGAAGACCTCACCGTTTACGGCGATGGTTCCCAGACGCGCAGTTTCTGCTATGTGTCGGACGAGGTCGAAGGGATTCTCCGTCTGGCGAAGTCAGATGAGCACCTGCCTACGAACATCGGCAATCCCAATGAGTTCACGATCCTGGAATGCGCAAAGCGAGTGATTCAGGTGACGGGGTCAAAGAGCCGCATCCGATTCGAGCCATTGCCACAGGACGACCCGAAGCAGCGGCGTCCGGATATTTCCAAGGCAAAGCGCCTGTTCGGGTGGGAACCAAAGATACAACTCGAGCAGGGATTGAAGATGTCCCTGGAGTACTTCAGGAGTGCAACGGCACAGACTGCGGCAGCCCGGTAA